The sequence below is a genomic window from Micromonospora aurantiaca ATCC 27029.
GCGGTAGAGCCGGGTGTGCTCGGTGTCGTTGAGCGAGCCGCCCGGGTGCCCGGCCGCGTCGCTGTGCACCGGCAGCGAGACGATGACGGTGTCGCCGGTACGGGTGATGCCCTGCTCCGGCCACTGCGGCTGCGGGAACGACGGGCCGAACGGGGCCTTGTTCCACTCGTCGCGGTAGCTGTGCCCGGCCCGGTAGCGGGTCGGCACTCGTTCCAGCGCCGCCCGCGGCTCCAGCCAGCCCTCCTCGGCCCGCTCACCGAAGGCCAGCTCGGCGCTCCAGCGGGTCCGGGTGACGCTGAGGTGGTCGATCCGCTTGCCCGGCACCTGGACGGGCAGGACGATCGCCGAGCCGCCCATGTTGTAGTCGCGCTCCGCGTAGACGACCAGTTCGTTGTCCATCCCGGCGTAGCCGGCGGCGAACCGGTTCGTGACGGTGGCCAGGTCGGCCGGCCGGTAGTGCCGGACGAAGCCGGTCGGGAACCGGCCCGGGAACAGGTCGTTCAGGCCGTAGAAGTACGGGCTGCGCTCGGGCGCTGTCGGCTCGACCCACTGGCTGGCGAGCGCGCCGACGAAGACCTTGTCGGAGACGGTACGGCCGATCTGGGCCGAGTAGAGGCCCTCGAACCTGTCGGTCCACAGCCCGAAGCTGTTGTAGTAGTCGCCGAATCCCCAGGCCGCTGTGAGGTCGATCAGCAGTGGCGCCGCGCCGCGCTGCGGCACCGTGGTGCGGATCGGCTTCGCCCGCCGGGCGTCCAGCGCGAGCCGCTGGTTCCCGGCGACCACCAGTTCCGGCTGGGCGAGGAAGGAGACCTCCGACCAGCCCTGGTCACCGTCGACGAAGATCAGGCTCTGTACGCCGTACCGGCCCTTCGGCACCCGGATCCGGGTCTCGCCGCCGGTGCCGTAGACGTCCCGGTAGGTGCCGTCGTCGAGCCCGAGCAGGACGGTGTAGTACCCGTCGGTCAGGGCACCGGAGCGGTTGCGGTGGGTCACGGTCAGGTCGTAGCTCTCCACCTCGCGGTCGACAGCGAGCGGGGTCACCACCACCGCGTCGCCGGCGCGGGCGAGCAGGCGGCCGGTCCAGTAGCCGTCGGCGCCGCCGAGCCGGGTGTCGATCACCACTGTCACCTGGGCGCTGTCGCCCGCCGGAACGGTGAGCCGCGAGGTGCTGAGGGTGAGCATGCCGGCCGGCGCGGTCCGCCCGCCCGGTCCGGTGAACTCGGTGCTCAGGTCCAGCGTGAGCGGGGCGGTCCCGCCGTTGCGGTAGGTGACGGTCCGGCTGATCGGCTTGTCGTCGGTGTGCGGCCAGGTCGCCACGCCGAACGAGACGGACGCCGGCTCGCTCGTCACCTGCTGGGTGATCGCGCGGGCGACGTCGACCCGGCCCGCACCCTGCTGGAACGCGGTCTGCTCCGGGTGCGGCTTCGCCGAGGCCATCAGCGTCGCCTTGTAGCGCTCGGGCGTCCAGCCGGGGTGCTGCTGGGCGAGCAGCGCGACCGCGCCGGCCACGTGCGGGGCGGCCATCGACGTGCCGGACAGCGAGGCGTACCGGTCCCCCACCGGGTCGCCGATCTGGCCGTGCGCGGCCCGCGCGGCCACGATCTCCACACCCGGCGCGGTGATGTCCGGCTTGATCGCCCCGTCGCCGACGCGGGGCCCGCGGCTGGAGAAGTCGGCGAGCACGTCGTCCCGGTCCACCGCGCCGACCGCGAGCGCGGCGTCGGCGGTGGCCGGCGAGCCGACCGAACCGTCGGCGCCGTCGTTGCCGGCGGAGATCACGAACAGCGTCCCGTGCTGCTCGGTGAGCGTGCCGACCGCCTGCTCCAGCGGGTCCACCTC
It includes:
- a CDS encoding S8 family serine peptidase; protein product: MTALGLGLALALGLPVPALAAAPTAPTGPSAPTGPSAQPGAGPVTVTLITGDRVTVASGGRAAVRPGAGRANIQFLVGRERDRLTVMPQDALPLVRAGKLDRRLFDVSGLIEAGYDDARRGSVPLLVTYRPGVARRTAAPLAGARVTRDLPAIAGAAVVADKGDTGALWKAVSADRSGARLDAAGGVDRIWLDGRRRLTLDHSVPQIGAPTAWAAGWTGKGVRVAVLDTGVDLSHPDLAGKVAESRNFTEEADPDDIVGHGTHVASTIAGSGAASGGKYRGVAPDATLLSGKVCEVYGCTESAILAGMQWAAAEQHATVVNMSLSGGDTPEVDPLEQAVGTLTEQHGTLFVISAGNDGADGSVGSPATADAALAVGAVDRDDVLADFSSRGPRVGDGAIKPDITAPGVEIVAARAAHGQIGDPVGDRYASLSGTSMAAPHVAGAVALLAQQHPGWTPERYKATLMASAKPHPEQTAFQQGAGRVDVARAITQQVTSEPASVSFGVATWPHTDDKPISRTVTYRNGGTAPLTLDLSTEFTGPGGRTAPAGMLTLSTSRLTVPAGDSAQVTVVIDTRLGGADGYWTGRLLARAGDAVVVTPLAVDREVESYDLTVTHRNRSGALTDGYYTVLLGLDDGTYRDVYGTGGETRIRVPKGRYGVQSLIFVDGDQGWSEVSFLAQPELVVAGNQRLALDARRAKPIRTTVPQRGAAPLLIDLTAAWGFGDYYNSFGLWTDRFEGLYSAQIGRTVSDKVFVGALASQWVEPTAPERSPYFYGLNDLFPGRFPTGFVRHYRPADLATVTNRFAAGYAGMDNELVVYAERDYNMGGSAIVLPVQVPGKRIDHLSVTRTRWSAELAFGERAEEGWLEPRAALERVPTRYRAGHSYRDEWNKAPFGPSFPQPQWPEQGITRTGDTVIVSLPVHSDAAGHPGGSLNDTEHTRLYRNGKLVDESPYPGYGEFTVPPGTANYRLETSATRGFADLSTEVSASWTFRSKRVPGDVPARLPAMAVRFTPPLAADSSAPAGRTFTVPVTVQRQPGAPSGRVVALTVDVSYDGGKTWQKAALKKQGGAWTATVRHPAGPGYASLRATARDDAGNTVTQRIIQAYRLR